From Segatella copri, the proteins below share one genomic window:
- a CDS encoding phosphatidylinositol-4-phosphate 5-kinase yields the protein MASVDASAQKISLGSCITRDGGQFKGEMVSGKPQGKGTTIYKNGDTYEGSYMKGKREGYGVYTFSDGEKYEGQWMQDQQHGKGTYYFQNNNKYVGLWFRDYQHGHGVMFYYNGDKYDGDWYKDKRQGRGVYTYANGAQYKGQWMNDMKNGNGFFNWGDGTTYDGQWLDNQRSGKGTFKYADGDVYIGDWKDDIQDGKGIYKFHNGDIYEGDYVQGERTGIGIFRSAKGAKYNGQFKDGLRTGQGTFIWKNGDIYVGDWRDDLQNGRGKLTKKNGDVFEGEFKNGLVDGNVVIHYADGRRFKGAYHKGKRQGPCIEEDKNGKRFEGTYCNDVRDGRFVEKDRNGQVTAKGAYENGKRFED from the coding sequence ATGGCATCGGTTGATGCCTCAGCCCAGAAGATTTCGCTAGGCTCTTGCATCACCCGTGACGGAGGTCAGTTTAAAGGCGAAATGGTGAGCGGAAAGCCACAGGGAAAAGGTACTACCATCTATAAGAATGGGGATACCTACGAAGGCTCTTATATGAAAGGTAAGCGCGAAGGTTATGGCGTTTATACCTTCAGTGATGGCGAAAAGTATGAGGGACAGTGGATGCAGGACCAGCAGCATGGTAAAGGCACCTACTATTTCCAGAACAACAACAAATATGTAGGCCTCTGGTTCCGCGATTACCAGCATGGTCATGGCGTCATGTTCTATTATAATGGTGATAAATATGACGGCGACTGGTATAAGGACAAGCGTCAGGGACGCGGCGTTTATACTTATGCCAATGGCGCACAGTATAAAGGCCAGTGGATGAACGATATGAAGAATGGAAACGGCTTCTTCAACTGGGGAGACGGAACTACTTATGACGGTCAGTGGCTAGACAACCAGCGCTCAGGAAAAGGTACTTTCAAATATGCTGATGGCGATGTGTATATCGGCGACTGGAAGGATGATATCCAGGACGGAAAGGGTATCTATAAATTTCATAATGGCGACATTTATGAAGGCGATTATGTGCAGGGAGAACGCACGGGTATAGGCATCTTCCGCTCTGCAAAGGGTGCCAAGTATAACGGACAGTTTAAGGATGGCCTGCGTACCGGTCAGGGTACCTTCATCTGGAAGAATGGCGATATCTATGTAGGCGACTGGAGGGATGATCTGCAGAACGGCAGGGGCAAACTGACCAAGAAGAACGGCGACGTGTTTGAAGGTGAGTTCAAGAACGGTCTGGTTGATGGTAATGTCGTGATTCATTATGCTGATGGTAGAAGATTCAAGGGTGCCTATCACAAAGGTAAGCGCCAGGGACCTTGCATAGAAGAAGATAAAAACGGTAAGCGTTTCGAAGGAACCTATTGTAACGATGTTCGTGACGGAAGATTTGTAGAAAAAGACCGCAACGGACAGGTTACAGCCAAGGGAGCCTACGAAAACGGCAAACGATTTGAAGACTAA
- a CDS encoding tetratricopeptide repeat protein — MKMQIFRNLWVLQIAFLLLAPLGLQAQKKEISAAKDLVKAGKDLAKAESSMRKLLTDSANRNNKKIWNILFDAVKKQYEQGNEKLYLKQAYDTAQLFNATRQLFVIAQGLDSVEMIPNKKGKCEFDFRKSHSEYLNRIRPNLYNGGTWFIRKQKYKEAYQFFDQYIECSTAPMFQSYKYVQKDKYLSSAAYWAVYAGYKMKDTKATLHHSYEALKDTAHYNYMLQYLAETYKLEKDTARYLSTLKEGFERDPKFPFFFPRLVEYYSQKNQLDSALAVADKALAIAPDNDIYLFTKGTILLNMGDFKQCIEVSKKALAVNDSLAGAYYNIGLAYFNQAVEMDKNSQQSRKTHQEIDGLYKSAMPYLQKYRTMAPDMQDQWALPLYTIYLNLNMGKEFDEIDKLLNQKKK, encoded by the coding sequence ATGAAAATGCAGATATTCAGAAACTTATGGGTTTTACAGATAGCTTTTCTTCTGTTGGCGCCATTAGGGTTGCAGGCACAGAAGAAGGAGATTTCTGCAGCCAAAGATCTGGTAAAGGCTGGCAAGGATTTGGCGAAGGCCGAATCCAGTATGCGTAAACTCCTGACGGATTCTGCCAACCGGAATAACAAGAAAATTTGGAATATTCTCTTCGATGCTGTGAAGAAGCAGTATGAACAGGGTAATGAGAAACTCTACCTCAAACAGGCGTATGATACAGCCCAACTCTTCAATGCAACCCGACAGCTCTTCGTTATAGCCCAAGGACTTGATTCCGTTGAGATGATTCCTAACAAGAAAGGAAAATGTGAGTTTGATTTCCGTAAGTCTCATTCTGAATATTTGAACAGGATACGTCCGAACCTCTATAACGGAGGAACCTGGTTTATCAGGAAGCAGAAATACAAGGAGGCTTATCAGTTCTTTGACCAGTACATAGAGTGCAGTACAGCTCCGATGTTCCAATCTTATAAGTATGTCCAGAAAGACAAATATCTTTCTTCGGCAGCTTATTGGGCTGTATATGCCGGATATAAGATGAAAGATACCAAAGCTACGCTTCATCATTCTTATGAGGCGCTGAAAGATACGGCTCATTATAACTATATGTTACAGTATCTGGCAGAGACTTATAAACTGGAGAAGGATACTGCGCGCTATCTCTCGACCTTGAAGGAAGGTTTTGAGCGGGATCCGAAATTCCCGTTCTTCTTCCCGCGTCTGGTAGAGTATTATTCGCAGAAAAACCAACTCGATTCTGCACTCGCCGTAGCAGATAAGGCGCTGGCGATAGCTCCCGACAATGATATCTATCTCTTTACCAAGGGAACCATTCTCCTGAATATGGGTGATTTCAAGCAATGCATCGAAGTGAGCAAAAAGGCACTTGCCGTGAACGATTCTTTGGCTGGTGCTTATTATAATATAGGTTTGGCTTATTTCAATCAGGCGGTTGAAATGGATAAGAATTCGCAGCAATCCCGCAAAACTCATCAGGAGATAGACGGACTTTACAAGAGTGCGATGCCTTATCTGCAGAAGTACAGAACGATGGCGCCTGATATGCAGGACCAGTGGGCTTTGCCGCTATATACCATCTATCTGAACCTGAACATGGGTAAGGAGTTTGATGAGATAGACAAACTTCTCAATCAGAAAAAGAAATAA
- a CDS encoding DUF6057 family protein, producing the protein MKNKRSSTAKMQIACAIIFITFTYVYLAFYQADVLAVAQHVFSGGLTNYSYTLAPLLITLVLYLLQVGVYAVTRVKRRFHGLTYFPSFLILTMITDIPVDIDRYHSLGAWWIILPLCLILWGGLIWIARQLEPIETEPHSNGWFSRYMWVNLLQMLVMILLVNFVASNDRLFHERMRMEHLMKEKQYEKALEVGEKSLKTDSSLTMLRIACLNETGELGSRLFTYPLVGGSKAMMPDSVTVKAMMWKAPKWMQKPSAWMVKHHLKYRLPVDYQLCALLLDKQLDKFVAEVQKHYKVTSGKLPVHYKEALVLYTHRRSNPSIVYHDNVMDTDFEDFQQMDHKYANETEKQNALRDTYGNTYWYYYEYGNK; encoded by the coding sequence ATGAAAAATAAAAGGAGTAGTACTGCGAAGATGCAAATCGCCTGTGCTATCATCTTTATCACATTTACCTACGTCTACCTGGCATTTTACCAGGCAGACGTACTGGCAGTGGCTCAGCATGTTTTCTCAGGCGGTTTGACCAACTACAGTTACACGCTGGCTCCACTGCTTATCACGCTCGTACTCTATCTGCTGCAAGTGGGAGTGTACGCGGTAACCCGTGTGAAACGCCGTTTCCACGGGCTTACTTATTTCCCTTCGTTCCTCATCCTGACGATGATTACCGATATCCCCGTTGATATCGACCGTTATCATTCGCTGGGGGCGTGGTGGATTATCTTGCCACTCTGTCTGATTCTATGGGGCGGATTGATATGGATAGCCCGCCAGTTGGAGCCGATAGAAACAGAGCCTCACAGCAACGGCTGGTTCTCCCGCTATATGTGGGTGAATTTGCTCCAGATGCTGGTGATGATATTGCTTGTCAACTTTGTTGCTAGCAATGATCGGCTGTTTCATGAACGTATGCGCATGGAACATCTGATGAAAGAAAAACAGTATGAAAAAGCTTTGGAAGTAGGTGAAAAATCTCTGAAAACAGATTCTTCGCTGACGATGCTCCGTATAGCCTGTCTCAACGAAACAGGCGAGCTGGGCAGCCGTCTCTTTACTTATCCGCTGGTAGGTGGAAGTAAGGCGATGATGCCGGATAGCGTAACCGTGAAGGCTATGATGTGGAAGGCGCCAAAATGGATGCAGAAACCTTCGGCATGGATGGTTAAACATCATCTCAAGTATCGTCTGCCTGTTGACTATCAGCTTTGTGCACTCTTGCTGGACAAGCAACTAGACAAGTTCGTAGCAGAGGTGCAGAAACATTATAAAGTAACTTCGGGCAAACTGCCTGTTCATTATAAGGAAGCGTTGGTTCTTTATACGCATCGCCGCAGTAATCCAAGTATCGTTTATCACGATAATGTGATGGATACAGACTTTGAGGATTTCCAGCAGATGGATCACAAATATGCTAATGAGACAGAAAAGCAGAATGCTCTTCGGGATACTTATGGAAATACCTACTGGTATTATTATGAGTATGGAAATAAATGA
- a CDS encoding LytR/AlgR family response regulator transcription factor: MILNCAIIDEDPEALQLLEQYIEKTPTLHLIGAYKSAIDAVDGIHHNHLDILFLAIHMQQISGLEFAKVVPKNVKIVFTTAFKEYAIEAYKVNAFDYLLKPITYDDFMGSCQKVFESYMQDDNYNPIKRDGFLVVKRDYKCVRIPIDDILFVDCDKDYIRFHLEGRPNIRTLGNLKQLEERLPREKFKRVHRSFLANMTKFDTVDQQHITYGDQSIPISETYFEFIKKYLEDHSL; this comes from the coding sequence ATGATTTTAAATTGCGCCATCATAGATGAAGATCCGGAAGCTTTGCAACTCCTGGAACAGTATATAGAGAAAACTCCGACCCTGCATTTGATCGGAGCCTACAAAAGTGCGATAGATGCTGTAGACGGCATCCATCACAACCATCTCGACATACTTTTTCTCGCCATCCACATGCAGCAGATCAGCGGTCTGGAATTTGCAAAGGTTGTACCCAAGAACGTGAAGATTGTCTTCACCACCGCATTCAAGGAGTATGCCATCGAAGCCTACAAAGTGAATGCATTCGACTATTTGCTCAAGCCCATCACATACGATGACTTTATGGGATCATGCCAGAAAGTCTTCGAAAGCTACATGCAGGACGATAACTACAACCCAATCAAGCGCGACGGTTTTCTGGTGGTAAAACGAGATTACAAATGCGTAAGAATCCCGATAGATGATATTCTGTTTGTTGACTGCGACAAAGACTACATCCGTTTCCATCTTGAGGGCAGGCCTAACATCAGAACCCTGGGCAACCTCAAACAGTTGGAAGAAAGGCTGCCAAGAGAGAAATTCAAGCGTGTACACCGTTCGTTCCTTGCCAACATGACAAAGTTTGATACGGTAGACCAGCAGCACATTACCTATGGCGACCAGAGCATTCCGATATCAGAAACCTACTTTGAATTTATCAAGAAATATCTGGAAGACCATTCTCTATGA
- a CDS encoding YhcH/YjgK/YiaL family protein yields the protein MVVDTLDNLEKYVSLNPLFADVVKFIKDNDLSKLEDGKHFIKESNLFVNITTAHGKSEEDAVLETHRKMIDIQIPLDNEETYGYTPLADLPEVEYNEAKDLTKYPGVKAQTLVTCKPGQFAIFWPQDGHQPCIGNGDIHKAIFKIKN from the coding sequence ATGGTAGTAGATACTTTAGACAATCTGGAGAAATATGTTTCTCTCAATCCGCTCTTCGCTGATGTAGTGAAGTTTATCAAAGATAATGACCTCTCTAAATTGGAGGACGGTAAGCATTTTATCAAGGAGAGTAACCTCTTTGTTAATATAACGACAGCTCACGGAAAAAGCGAGGAAGATGCTGTTCTTGAAACACATCGCAAGATGATTGATATTCAGATTCCTCTTGACAACGAGGAGACTTATGGCTATACTCCTCTTGCTGATCTTCCTGAAGTGGAATATAACGAGGCAAAGGATTTGACCAAGTATCCTGGTGTGAAAGCGCAGACGCTCGTTACCTGCAAGCCAGGTCAGTTTGCCATTTTCTGGCCACAAGACGGTCATCAGCCATGCATCGGTAACGGTGATATCCACAAGGCTATCTTCAAGATTAAAAATTAA
- a CDS encoding alpha amylase C-terminal domain-containing protein, translating to MATEKKTTAQKAATKKATAKKTVAKKAAKAVVKHIGLVKNDPYLADYENAIKGRHDHALWKLGQLTNNGKQTLSDFANGYEYFGLHKTARGWVFREWAPNATDIYLIGDFNNWQETEKYRAKRIKNTGNWELKLPEKAMKHGDLFKMKVHWEGGEGERIPAWAQRVVQDDQTKIFSAQVWNPEPYKWKKKTFRPNVAPLLIYECHIGMAQDAEKVGTYTEFKENVLPRIIKDGYNCIQIMAIQEHPYYGSFGYHVSSFFAASSRFGTPEELKDLIDTAHQNGIAVIMDIVHSHAVKNEVEGLGNLAGDPNQYFYPGDRHEHPAWDSLCFDYGKDEVIHFLLSNCKYWLNEFHFDGFRFDGVTSMLYYSHGLGEAFCNYGDYFNGHEDDNAICYLTLANCLIHEVNKHAITIAEEVSGMPGLAAKFEDGGYGFDYRMAMNIPDYWIKTIKELKDEDWKPSSIFWEVKNRRSDEKTISYCESHDQALVGDKTIIFRLIDADMYWHFKKGDENEMAHRGIALHKMIRLVTASTINGGYLNFMGNEFGHPEWIDFPREGNGWSHKYARRQWNLVDNHELCYHYLGDFDREMLKTITSEKNFNKTPVVEIWHNDGDQVLAFMRGDLLFVFNFSPTRSFTDYGFLVPTGSYSVVLDSDSKDFGGNGLNDDTMTHLTNYDPLYVKDRKEWLKLYLPARTALVLKKN from the coding sequence ATGGCAACAGAAAAGAAAACTACAGCCCAGAAGGCTGCAACTAAAAAGGCAACTGCAAAGAAAACAGTTGCAAAAAAGGCAGCGAAGGCTGTGGTAAAGCATATCGGACTCGTGAAGAACGACCCATATCTGGCAGACTATGAGAATGCCATCAAGGGCCGACACGACCATGCACTCTGGAAACTCGGTCAGCTGACTAATAACGGCAAACAGACATTGAGCGATTTTGCCAATGGATACGAGTATTTCGGACTGCATAAGACTGCCCGTGGATGGGTGTTCCGTGAGTGGGCACCTAATGCAACAGACATCTATCTGATCGGTGACTTCAACAACTGGCAGGAAACCGAAAAGTATCGTGCCAAAAGAATAAAGAATACCGGTAACTGGGAACTCAAACTTCCGGAGAAAGCGATGAAACATGGCGATCTCTTCAAGATGAAAGTTCATTGGGAAGGTGGTGAAGGCGAGCGTATTCCAGCATGGGCACAGCGCGTAGTACAGGACGACCAGACCAAGATTTTCTCTGCTCAGGTTTGGAATCCGGAACCATATAAATGGAAGAAGAAAACCTTCAGACCAAATGTGGCACCTCTGCTCATCTATGAATGCCATATCGGTATGGCACAGGATGCTGAGAAGGTTGGCACTTACACAGAATTTAAGGAGAATGTGTTGCCACGTATCATCAAGGATGGTTATAACTGCATTCAGATTATGGCTATCCAGGAGCATCCGTATTATGGCTCCTTCGGCTATCATGTAAGCAGTTTCTTTGCTGCAAGTAGCCGCTTTGGAACTCCTGAAGAGTTGAAGGATCTCATTGATACTGCTCACCAGAATGGTATTGCCGTCATCATGGACATCGTTCACTCTCATGCCGTAAAGAACGAGGTGGAAGGACTGGGTAATCTCGCTGGCGATCCTAACCAGTATTTCTATCCTGGCGACCGTCATGAGCATCCGGCTTGGGACAGTCTCTGCTTCGACTATGGAAAGGATGAAGTCATCCACTTCCTGCTGAGCAACTGCAAGTACTGGCTTAATGAGTTCCATTTCGACGGATTCCGTTTTGACGGTGTAACATCCATGCTCTATTACAGTCATGGCTTGGGTGAGGCATTCTGCAACTACGGCGATTATTTCAATGGTCATGAGGATGATAATGCCATCTGCTATCTTACCCTTGCCAACTGTCTGATTCATGAGGTTAACAAGCATGCCATTACGATTGCCGAAGAGGTGAGCGGAATGCCGGGACTGGCAGCCAAGTTTGAGGATGGCGGTTATGGTTTCGATTATCGCATGGCGATGAATATTCCAGATTATTGGATCAAGACCATCAAGGAACTGAAGGATGAAGACTGGAAACCATCCAGCATCTTCTGGGAGGTAAAGAACCGCCGTTCCGATGAGAAAACCATCTCTTATTGTGAGAGTCATGACCAGGCATTGGTGGGCGATAAAACCATCATCTTCCGTCTGATTGATGCCGATATGTACTGGCATTTCAAGAAGGGCGATGAAAACGAAATGGCTCATCGTGGTATTGCTCTGCATAAGATGATCCGTCTGGTTACCGCCTCTACAATCAATGGCGGTTATCTCAACTTCATGGGTAATGAGTTCGGTCACCCAGAGTGGATTGATTTCCCTCGCGAGGGTAATGGCTGGAGCCATAAATACGCCCGCAGGCAGTGGAATCTGGTAGATAATCATGAACTCTGCTACCACTATCTTGGAGATTTCGACCGAGAAATGCTCAAGACGATTACAAGCGAAAAGAATTTTAACAAGACACCAGTTGTAGAAATCTGGCATAATGATGGCGATCAGGTTCTCGCCTTTATGCGTGGCGATCTGCTCTTCGTGTTTAACTTCTCGCCAACCCGCTCTTTCACCGACTATGGCTTCCTGGTTCCAACCGGTTCCTACAGCGTAGTGCTTGATTCTGACAGCAAGGATTTCGGCGGTAATGGCTTGAATGATGACACGATGACGCATCTGACTAATTACGATCCACTTTATGTGAAAGACCGTAAGGAGTGGCTGAAACTTTATCTGCCAGCTCGTACAGCTTTGGTGCTGAAGAAAAATTAA
- a CDS encoding DEAD/DEAH box helicase gives MIDRILDKLGIELNDMQQDSMQAILHGNKDVVILSPTGSGKTLAYLLPLTQLIDATDDEAQAVVVTPGRELALQSANVLKNMGSGLRAMACYGGRATMDEHRVMKQVRPQIVFGTPGRLNDHLDKGNLSPYHIKYLIIDEFDKCLEMGFQDEMSRLIKSLPGLRRHFLLSATEAEEIPHFVHMGRVEKIDYRVDEDQVPDRVHIYKVDSPVKDKLESLSLLLRSLGDQSTIVFLNYRDSVERTNKYLVEQGFSTSFFHGGLEQKEREASLYRFSNGSANILVSTDLASRGLDIPDIDNIIHYHMPESEDGYIHRVGRTARWEAQGKAFFLLGPEEHIPEYVDAEIENYEMPVADQLPAPAKPKMATIYIGKGKKDKISKGDILGFLCKKGGLQSAEIGKIDVNDRYAYAAISRTKLRSVLNNVKGEKIKGVKTIVEEVR, from the coding sequence ATGATAGACAGAATTTTAGATAAACTGGGCATTGAGCTCAATGATATGCAGCAGGATTCCATGCAGGCAATCTTGCACGGGAACAAGGATGTGGTGATACTTTCGCCAACTGGTAGTGGCAAGACACTGGCTTATCTTTTGCCTCTTACCCAACTTATAGATGCTACTGATGACGAGGCACAGGCGGTGGTGGTAACTCCTGGTAGAGAACTCGCTTTGCAGTCGGCTAACGTATTGAAGAATATGGGCAGCGGTTTGCGTGCGATGGCTTGCTATGGTGGTCGTGCTACGATGGATGAGCATCGCGTGATGAAACAGGTTCGTCCTCAGATTGTATTTGGAACTCCAGGTCGTCTCAATGATCATCTGGATAAGGGAAATCTTTCTCCATATCACATCAAATACCTGATTATTGATGAGTTTGACAAGTGTCTGGAGATGGGCTTCCAAGACGAAATGAGCCGACTGATCAAGTCATTGCCTGGCTTGCGTCGTCACTTTCTGCTTTCTGCTACCGAAGCAGAGGAAATTCCTCATTTCGTACACATGGGTAGGGTAGAAAAGATAGATTACCGTGTGGATGAAGATCAGGTTCCTGACCGTGTACATATATATAAGGTGGATAGTCCGGTAAAGGATAAACTGGAGAGTCTGTCACTTTTGCTACGCAGTTTAGGCGATCAGAGTACCATTGTATTCCTCAATTACCGTGATAGTGTAGAGCGTACCAACAAATATCTGGTAGAACAAGGTTTTTCTACATCTTTCTTCCATGGTGGATTGGAACAGAAGGAGCGAGAGGCTTCTCTCTATCGTTTCAGCAACGGTAGTGCTAATATCCTGGTGAGTACGGATCTGGCTTCGCGCGGACTTGATATTCCTGATATAGATAATATCATCCATTATCACATGCCGGAGAGCGAAGATGGTTATATCCATCGTGTAGGACGTACGGCAAGATGGGAAGCCCAGGGAAAGGCTTTCTTCCTGTTAGGTCCTGAAGAGCATATTCCGGAATATGTGGATGCAGAGATTGAGAATTATGAGATGCCTGTTGCTGATCAGCTTCCTGCGCCAGCCAAACCTAAGATGGCTACTATATATATAGGTAAAGGCAAAAAGGATAAAATCAGCAAGGGTGACATCTTAGGCTTCCTTTGCAAGAAGGGTGGGCTGCAGTCGGCTGAAATCGGAAAGATTGATGTTAATGACCGTTATGCTTATGCTGCCATTTCCCGAACGAAGTTGCGCAGCGTACTGAATAATGTAAAGGGCGAAAAGATAAAAGGCGTCAAAACGATAGTGGAAGAGGTAAGGTAG
- a CDS encoding HAD family hydrolase, translating into MKRVPVHAQFNFDTYIFDLDGTLISSLHDLAASCNYALKLNGMPERTLEEVRMFVGNGVKKLMERAVPGGLENEKFEKTLQDFRQHYMVHNMDNTKPYPDVMEMLEELKNRGKNIAVVSNKFYAATQEICRHFFGDLVDVAIGERENIKKKPAPDTVNEALRQLHADRERAVYIGDSDVDVMTAKNSGMPCISVLWGFRDHDFLLAHGASILVSSPLQIL; encoded by the coding sequence ATCAAGAGGGTTCCGGTTCATGCCCAGTTCAATTTCGATACCTATATATTCGATCTTGACGGAACCCTGATTTCTTCTCTCCACGACCTGGCTGCAAGCTGCAATTATGCGCTGAAACTGAACGGGATGCCTGAACGTACGCTGGAGGAGGTACGCATGTTTGTAGGAAACGGGGTGAAGAAGCTGATGGAACGTGCCGTGCCGGGAGGATTGGAGAATGAGAAGTTTGAGAAAACCCTGCAGGATTTCCGCCAGCATTATATGGTGCACAATATGGATAATACGAAACCTTATCCGGACGTGATGGAGATGCTGGAGGAACTGAAGAATAGGGGAAAGAACATTGCGGTGGTAAGCAACAAGTTTTATGCAGCTACCCAGGAAATCTGCCGCCATTTCTTCGGCGACCTGGTAGATGTGGCGATAGGAGAGCGGGAAAATATCAAGAAAAAACCGGCTCCAGATACCGTAAACGAAGCCTTGCGCCAGCTGCATGCGGATAGAGAAAGGGCGGTATATATCGGCGACAGCGACGTGGATGTGATGACGGCAAAGAACAGCGGAATGCCTTGTATCTCTGTTCTTTGGGGATTCAGAGATCACGATTTTCTGCTGGCACATGGAGCTTCTATCCTAGTATCATCACCCTTGCAGATATTATAA